One genomic segment of Oncorhynchus masou masou isolate Uvic2021 chromosome 16, UVic_Omas_1.1, whole genome shotgun sequence includes these proteins:
- the si:ch211-142k18.1 gene encoding uncharacterized protein si:ch211-142k18.1: MGCWWCWLLVALLWVSTITNPCLGQSGDSGDWGSGFDVSMTTLSTNNNTSSSQEPGDYPAGSETETRESWVKILPPKPVFHYNTEPDECSVHFSTSQASARRLKAQREELAYLKAIQHGNQAVVENLVQYIGAELGEEQRYEDVIEENIVGIREEQQSCNGVVQKVMEDLEGQLEGDVLEALTGIQKIKEESLAFEGLFQTAADIAMRLDTLSQTLHASFTKQLKDSLKTLRR, encoded by the exons ATGGGGTGTTGGTGGTGCTGGCTACTGGTAGCCTTGCTATGGGTTTCCACGATAACAAACCCATGCCTTGGCCAGAGTGGTGACAGTGGCGACTGGGGCTCTGGCTTCGATGTCTCCATGACGACCCTCAGCACCAACAACAACACGTCCTCCTCCCAGGAGCCAGGAGATTACCCTGCAGGGTCAGAAACAGAGACAAGAGAATCCTGGGTTAAAATACTTCCACCTAAGCCAGTGTTCCACTACAACACGGAGCCAGATGAGTGCTCCGTCCACTTCAG CACCAGTCAGGCTTCTGCCAGGCGCCTCAAGGCCCAGAGAGAAGAGTTGGCCTACCTGAAGGCTATACAGCATGGGAACCAGGCGGTGGTGGAGAACCTAGTCCAGTACATAGGAGCAGAGCTGGGGGAGGAGCAGCGCTATGAGGACGTCATCGAGGAAAACATAGTGGGCATCAG GGAGGAGCAGCAGAGCTGTAACGGTGTAGTCCAGAAGGTGATGGAGGATCTGGAGGGACAGCTGGAAGGAGATGTACTGGAGGCTCTGACTGGGATACAGAA AATCAAAGAGGAGTCCCTGGCGTTCGAGGGCCTCTTCCAGACAGCAGCAGACATCGCCATGAGGCTGGATACCTTGTCTCAGACACTCCACGCCTCCTTCACCAAACAGCTCAAAGACTCTCTCAAAACTTTACGTCGCTAA